The following are from one region of the Juglans regia cultivar Chandler chromosome 10, Walnut 2.0, whole genome shotgun sequence genome:
- the LOC118349699 gene encoding uncharacterized protein LOC118349699, producing the protein MDFNVIVSDEEQRGGHPRPLVAMEEFNSWIHSCGLLELKYLGKSFSWCNGHAGRSRSWAHLDHSLAAQNFVQAFPDSFLRYLPRISSYHAPMVISLVKNVAEYVPSPFHFQQMCVDHVDFPRCVREAWDQLEVRSGLLKLVIKLKKLKVTLKGWNKPVFGWTSGHIKELEDRIERLESQLQFSYDEEVELDLLALKMELDTWNNCEEVWLAQCAKVS; encoded by the coding sequence ATGGATTTTAACGTTATTGTCTCTGATGAGGAACAACGAGGTGGTCATCCACGTCCTTTGGTGGCTATGGAGGAGTTTAATTCTTGGATTCACTCTTGCGGATTGTTGGAGTTAAAATATTTGGGTAAgagtttctcttggtgtaatgggcatgcCGGGCGTTCTCGTAGTTGGGCTCATTTGGATCATTCTTTGGCCGCTCAGAATTTTGTTCAAGCATTTCCGGATTCTTTCTTGAGATATTTGCCTCGCATCTCATCATATCATGCTCCTATGGTCATTTCTCTAGTGAAAAATGTTGCAGAGTATGTGCCGTCTCCTTTCCATTTTCAACAGATGTGCGTGGATCATGTGGACTTTCCTAGATGCGTCCGAGAGGCTTGGGATCAACTTGAGGTCCGTAGTGGTCTTCTGAAGCTTgtgataaaactaaaaaaattgaaagtaacTCTGAAAGGATGGAACAAACCAGTTTTTGGATGGACAAGTGGGCATATTAAGGAGTTGGAGGATCGTATTGAGCGGTTGGAGAGTCAATTACAGTTCAGTTATGATGAAGAGGTGGAACTTGATCTGTTGGCTttaaaaatggagttggatacCTGGAATAATTGTGAAGAAGTGTGGTTAGCTCAGTGTGCTAAAGTCAGTTAG
- the LOC109020890 gene encoding bark storage protein A-like: protein MVSPFRMKLPSFVMVLMNIVVVGISMSKAYGAISNDIGKKIERINKRGPYLGIVVPNSYEMNPLLNSSSFVADGEFPFLDFSGRRFRFGELGNQKVIVAMTGLGMLNAGITTQLLLSLFKVKGIVHYGIAGNANPDLQIGDVTIPQYWAHTGLWNWQRNGDGPNDELALEPSGDYTRNIGYLKFSDYNNATENGKPMENFLNNVWYQPEEIFPIYGTPEVRQHAFWVPVDKDYFIVAKKLEGLKLGSCVNTTCLPRTPMVVRVKRGVSANVFVDNGAYRSFLNTKFNVTAIDMESAAIALVCIQQKTPFIAIRALSDLAGGGSDLSNEAGIFSSLAAQNAVHAVVEFVTLLFS, encoded by the exons ATGGTGAGTCCCTTTAGGATGAAGTTGCCAAGTTTTGTAATGGTATTAATGAATATTGTGGTTGTGGGGATTAGCATGAGCAAAGCCTATGGAGCAATTAGCAATGATATAGggaaaaagattgaaagaatAAACAAGAGGGGTCCATACTTGGGTATTGTGGTGCCAAACTCCTACGAGATGAACCCTCTTCTCAACTCTTCCAGCTTTGTGGCCGATGGCGAGTTTCCCTTCTTGGATTTTTCag GAAGAAGGTTTCGATTTGGAGAGCTGGGAAATCAAAAGGTTATAGTTGCTATGACAGGATTGGGCATG CTTAATGCAGGAATAACCACACAATTACTGCTAAGTCTATTCAAAGTGAAAGGTATTGTGCATTATGGAATTGCTGGAAATGCAAACCCTGATCTCCAAATTGGGGATGTGACTATCCCCCAATATTGGGCTCATACAGGTCTCTGGAATTGGCAG AGGAATGGAGATGGGCCTAATGATGAGTTAGCCTTGGAACCTAGTGGAGATTACACAAGAAATATTGGTTACCTCAAATTTTCTGATTACAACAATGCAACTGAAAATGGGAAACCTATGGAGAATTTTCTGAACAATGTTTGGTATCAACCAGAAGAGATCTTCCCCATTTATGGAACTCCAGAAGTTAGGCAGCATGCCTTCTGGGTTCCCGTGGACAAGGATTACTTCATAGTTGCAAAGAAACTCGAG GGCTTGAAGTTGGGGAGTTGTGTCAACACAACTTGTCTGCCAAGAACACCAATGGTTGTGAGGGTCAAAAGGGGAGTTAGTGCTAATGTTTTTGTGGACAATGGTGCCTACAGATCTTTCTTGAATACCAAATTTAATGTAACTGCAATTGATATGGAGAGTGCTGCAATTGCTTTGGTTTGTATTCAACAGAAGACACCTTTTATTGCAATCAGGGCTCTGTCTGACTTGGCTGGTGGGGGGTCTGATTTGTCTAATGAAGCCGGCATCTTCTCTTCATTGGCTGCTCAAAATGCAGTTCATGCTGTAGTTGAATTCGTCACCTTGTTGTTTtcatag